The Diaminobutyricimonas aerilata nucleotide sequence TCCCGAGGGCGGCCGGAACGAACGCGAACACCGGCCAGAACTCGCCCAGGAGGAACGGCAGCGCGATCGCCGCCGCGACGAACAGCAGGAAGAAGATGAGCACCTCGCTGAGCAGCAGCGAGCCGATCAGCCGGCCGAGGTGCAGTTTCACCACGGACTCGGGCGGTGCCTCGTCGGGGTCGAGCTCGGGTGCCAGGAACTCGTTGACCCGGCGCTCGATGATGTTGCCCTCGGCGTCGCGACGTTCCCGCGCCTCGACCTGCTGCGTGCCCGAGGCGAGTCGCAGGATCTCGCGACGCAGGTCGTCCGTCTGCCCGCTCGCGAGGTAGGTGAGCTGCACGTTGGCGTCCTGACCCGCTTGCGACACCTCGAGCTTCGCGGCGCCGAAGATGCGGGCGAACAGCGGACGCGCGATGTTGATGCCCTGGATGCGATCGAGCCGCGCCTTGCGGTTGGTGCGGAACAGGATGCCGCTGCGCACCTCGACGACCTCGTGCGTGATGCGGAAGGTGTGGAAGCGCCACGACAGGTAGAACGCGAGCAGACACACGATGAGCACGCCGGCGACGGCGAGCAGCGCGATGCCGATGAGGTCTTCGCGCAGGATCAGATCGAACGGGTCCCCGCCGTACTCCCCGCCGGGCACCTCGAAGAAGATCTCGATGAGCCGCTCGCGCAGGTTGGCGATCACGACACCGAGGATGGCGAGGAAGGTGATGCCACCCTTCAGCAGCGGCGTGGCCGGGTGCAGCCGGTGCCACTCGCCGTCCGCGAGGCCGGTCGCCTCGACGGGCGGAGCGGGCGTCGGCTCCTGCAGCGGCGCTCCGGGTGCCGGGTGCTCTGCGGGAACGGGCGGAGTGCCGTCGGATGCGGCGGGCGGGGTCGCTTCGACAGGCTCAGCGACCGGAATGCGGTCTGCGGCGGGCGGGGTCGCTTCGACGGGCTCAGCGGCCGTGTCGCGGGGGTGGTGCTCGTCGTTCACAGTCCCGCCCGACGGGATTCGGCGAGCTCCACCAGCCGGTCGCGCAGCTCCTCGGCCTCGCCCTCGGGGAGTCCGGGGATGACGACGTTCGACATCGCCGCGGCCGTGACGAACTTGAGTTCGGAGAGCCCGACGGCGCGCGCGATCGGTCCGCGGTTGATGTCGATGAGCTGCATCCGCCCGTAGGGGACCGCGACGATGCGGCGGAACATGATGCCGCGACGGAACAGCAGGTCGTCCTCGCGCAGCTGGTACCCGATGGACCGCACGCGCCGCGGGGTGAAGGCGACGATGAGCAGCCCGATGACGCCGACGACCGTGGGCAGCACCCACGCCCACTCCCAGTCGCTCACGAAGAACGGGATGGCGCTGGCGCCCGCGATCACGATCATCGTGATGAGGGTGCCGATCAGATCGACCACGACGTATTTGGGAGAGACCCGGCGCCACTCCACGTCGGTCAACTCGATGGCGTTCATGGACCCCTCCGGATGGGGCTCGATCACGCGGCGGCGGCCGGGCCCGAATTCTCGTTCTCGTCGTCCGGCGGGATGGTGCACATCCGCTCGGCGACGAGTCCGCCGACGAGCAGCGCCACGGCTCCCGCCGTCATGGCCGCGGCCATCAGCACCGAGCCTACTCCGCCGGGCACCGACGAGCGCCCGACGAGATAGATGAGGATGCCGATGCCGCCACCGCCCAGCAGGGAGCCGGTGAGCGCGGCCGCCTTCGCGAGCAGCACGACCCGCATCGCGTAGAAGGGGTCGACCTTGTTGTGCATCCGGTCGCGCACCGCGCGCCGGACCGGCAGCGCCGCGAGCACGACGATGGCCGCGAGCACGAGCAGCACGATCGCGAGCGAGTACGGCGGCATGACGATCGCCTGCCCGGCGGCGGCGAGTCCCGCGTCGAGGAAGAATCCACCGACGGTGCCGATCACGGCGAAGAGCACGAGGGTGGAGGGGGTGGTGTGCTTCATCGGACGCCTCCACGGAGCTCGGTCAGAAGATCCCGCACCGGTCCGGCGCCGGTGAGTCGCGCATCCGGGTCGGCCTCGAGCCAGGGTGCGAGCACGAACTCGCGCTCGGTGGTGCGCGGATGCGGGAGGGTCAGCCGGGGGTCGTCGCTCACGACCCCGTCGACGTCGATGAGGTCGAGGTCGAGGGTGCGGTCACCCCAACGTTCGGCGCGTACCCGCCCATGCGCGCGCTCGATCCGCTCGAGTTCGGCGTGCAACGCCGTCGGCTCGAGTTCCGTCTCGACGACGACGACCGCGTTGAGGTACCGGGGCGCGGAGTCGTCGACGCCGTCGAGCTTGAGTGCCGCCGTCTCGTGCAGACCCGACCGGGCCACGACCGCCGTGTTCTCGAGCGCTTCCAGCTCGGCGATGGCCGCCTCGAGCGTCGCGGCGCGATCGCCGAGGTTGCCGCCGAGAGCGATCACGGCGCGCGTCATCGTCGGCTCCGCACGATCGTCACCGACACGTCGACGAACGGCACGGTGATCGGGGCGTGCGGCTTGTGCACGGTGACGATCGTCTGCTCGACCACGGGATGCGCGAGCACGACCTCGGCGATGCGTTCGGCGACGGTCTCGATGAGGTCGACCGGGTCGCGTTCGACCGCCGCGACGACCTCTTCCGCGAGTTCCCCGTAGTGCACGGTGTCGTGCAGCGCGTCCGTCAGCGCCGCGGCACGCAGGTCGAGTTCGGCGACGACGTCGATCACGAACTCCTGCCCGTCGCGGCGCTCGTGCTCGAAGACGCCGTGGTGGGCGGTCGCGCGCAGGCCGGTGAGCGTGATGCGGTCCATCATGCGAGTGCCCCCTGTCGCCAGGCCTCCGCGACGGCGAGCGCCGCGCGGGTTCCGGGTACATCGTGCACCCGAACGGCCCATGCGCCCTCGCGCGCCGCGAGCGCGCTCACGATCGCGGTCGGGGCGTCGCGGTCGGTGACGGGCGCGTCGGGGTCGAGCAGTTTGCCCAGGAATCGCTTGCGGCTCGCGCCGACGAGAACGGGGAAGCCCAGCTCGACGAGCTCGCCGAGGTGTCCGAGCAGGGCCCAGTTGTGCCGCGCCTTCTTGGCGAAGCCGAGCCCCGGATCGAGCACGATGCGCTCGACCGGCACTCCCCGGATGATGAGTTCGGATGCGCGCAGCGCGAGGGTGTGGTGCACCTCACGCACCACGTCGGCGTACTGGGTGTGCTTGTTCATGGTGGCGCTGTGCCCACGCCAGTGCGAGGCGATGTAGACCGCGTCACTCTCGGCGATCACGCGATGCATCTCGGGGTCGGCGAGGCCGCCCGACACGTCGTTGATGTAACGCGCGCCGGCCGCGATGGCCGCGACGGCGGTGGCGGAGTTCATGGTGTCGACGCTCACGGCCACGCCACGCTCGGCGAGGGCCCGCACGACGGGGATGACACGACGCTGCTCCTCCTCGACGGGCACGCGGTCGGCGCCGGGACGCGTCGACTCGCCGCCGACGTCGACGACGTCGGCGCCCTGCTCGACGAGCTCGAGGCCGCGGGCGATCGCATCGTCGGCGGAGTCGAAGCGCCCGCCGTCGCTGAACGAGTCGGGGGTCACGTTGAGCACGCCCATGATCGACGTGCGCCGCGAGCGTCCCGTGCGATCCTGCTGCACGAGCGCGTCACCCATCGCGGCTCCCGGCGTCGCCGCGACCGCCGATGAGCGCCATGACGTCGGCGCGCGCGACGGGGTCGGTGAGCAGTCCGCGACTCGCCATCGTCACCGTGGAGCTGTGGGCCTGACGCACCCCGCGCGCGTTGACGCATCCGTGTTTCGCGTCGAGCACGACGAGCACTCCACGCGGTTCGAGGCCGGTCTCGAGCGCATCCGCGATCTCGTCGGTGAGGCGTTCCTGCACCTGCGGCCGCGAGGAGAGCGTCTCGACCACGCGCGGCAGCCGGCCGAGGCCGACGACGCGGCGGTCGGGCAGGTAAGCGAGGTGGGCGACGCCGGTGAACGGCAGCAGATGGTGTTCGCACATCGACCGGAACTCGATGTCGCGCAGCACGACGGCCTCGCCCGTGCGGTCGCCGACGTCGATCGTCTCGCGTAGATGGTCGAGCGGGTCGGCGTCCAGCCCGGAGAAGAATTCGCCGTACGCCTCCGCGATGCGTTGCGGAGTCGTCGCGAGCCCCGACCGGGTCGGATCCTCACCGATCGCGGTCAGGAGCTCGACGACGGCCGCTTCGATGCGCCGGGTGTCGATCGCCACCGCGGCCTACGCGGTCGCGATGCCGGGGGTCTTCCGCGGGCGCGGCGCGCGACGCGAGGTGTCCGCCGGCGGCTCCGAGTCGACGCCGCCGTCGACGGCACCCGCATCGATCGGGGCCTTCGCGGGGATCTTCACGGGAGGCAGATCGGAGATCGGGCGCTTCTGGCTCGAGAGCCACTGCGGACGCTCCGGCAGGCGACGCACGTCGGCGAAGATCTCGGCCAGCTGGTTGTGGTCGAGGGTCTCCTTCTGGAGCAGCTCGGTGGCGAGCCGGTCGAGGATCTCGCGGTTGTCGCTGAGCACCTGGTACGCCTCATCGTGCGCCTGCTCGATGAGGAGGCGCACCTCCTCGTCGACGCGCTCGGCGATCGTCTCGGAGTAGTCGCGCTGGTGGCCCATGTCGCGCCCGAGGAAGACCTCGCCGCTCGACTGTCCGAGCTTCACAGCGCCGACGTTCGCGCTCATCCCGTACTCGGTGACCATCTTGCGGGCGATGCCGGTGGCCTTCTCGATGTCGTTCGACGCACCCGTCGTGGGGTCGTGGAACACGATCTCCTCGGCGACGCGGCCACCCATCGCGTAGGCGAGCTGGTCGAGTAGTTCGTTGCGGGTCACGGAGTACTTGTCCTCGAGCGGCAGCACCATCGTGTAGCCGAGGGCGCGACCGCGGGGCAGGATCGTGACCTTCGTCACCGGGTCGGTGTGGCGCATCGCGGCGGCGGCGAGGGCGTGACCACCCTCGTGGTACGCCGTGATGAGCTTCTCCTTGTCCTTCATCACGCGGGTGCGGCGCTGCGGACCGGCCATCACGCGGTCGACGGCCTCGTCGAGGGCGCGGTTGTCGATGAGCTGCGCGTTGCTGCGCGCGGTGAGCAGTGCGGCCTCGTTGAGCACGTTCGCCAGGTCGGCGCCGGTGAATCCGGGCGTCTTGCGGGCGAGCACCTCGAGGTCCACCCCGGCGGCCATCGGCTTGCCCTTCGCGTGCACCTCGAGGATGCGCTTGCGACCGAGCAGGTCGGGGGCATCGACGCCGATCTGGCGGTCGAAGCGACCGGGACGCAGGAGCGCCGGGTCGAGGATGTCGGGGCGGTTCGTCGCCGCGATCATGATGACGTTGGTCTTCACGTCGAAGCCGTCCATCTCGACCAGCAGCTGGTTGAGGGTCTGCTCGCGCTCGTCGTGACCGCCGCCCATCCCGGCACCGCGGTGACGGCCGACGGCGTCGATCTCGTCGACGAAGATGATCGACGGGGAGTTGTTCTTCGCCTGCTCGAACAGGTCACGCACACGACTCGCGCCGACACCGACGAACATCTCCACGAAGTCCGAACCGGAGATCGAGTAGAACGGCACGCCCGCCTCACCCGCGACAGCGCGCGCGAGGAGCGTCTTACCGGTACCGGGAGGGCCGTAGAGCAGCACGCCCTTGGGGATGCGCGCGCCGACCGCCTGGAACTTCGCCGGCTCCTTGAGGAACTCCTTGATCTCGTGCAGCTCCTCGATCGCCTCGTCGGCGCCCGCGACATCCGCGAAGGTGACCTTCGGGCTCTCCTTCGACACGAGCTTCGCGCGGGACTTGCCGAACTGCATGACGCGGTTGCCGCCGCCCTGCACGCGCATGAAGAGGAAGTAGAAGATGACGCCGATGATGAGGAACGGCAGCAGCACGCTGAACAGCTGCGTGAAGAAGTTGACCTGAGGCACCTCGTCGTCGAAGTCGGCCTTCGACGCGTCGATCGCCTCGATGATCTCCGGTCCGCGCGGCTGCACGTAGTAGAACTGCACGCGCTCGCTGCCCTCGTAGGCCTTGCTCAGCACGAGGTCGACGCGCTGCTCGCCGTCGACCGTCTTGGCCTGTTCGACGGTGTCACCGCGCAGCAGGGAGAGACCCTGCTGGGTGGTGATCTCGCGGAATCCGCCCCCGGCGGTCAACAGACTGAAGCCCAGCCAGAGGGCGAGCGCACCGACGATCACATAGATGATCGGTCCGCGGAAGAGGCGCTTGAAATCCATGGTCCGCCAAGGCTACAACCCGGGCGCTGTGCGGGCACCGGGTGTTCGCCGTCGGGGTAATGGGCGCGCGCTCGGCGCCCGCTGTGCGGCGTTACTCGTAGACGTGCGGCGCGAGCACCGCGACACCGCGCAGATTGCGGTAGCTCTCCGCGTAGTCGAGGCCGTAGCCGACCACGAAGTCGTTCGGGATGTCGAAGCCGATGTACTCGACGTCCACCTCGACCTTCGCCGCATCCGGCTTGCGCAGCAGGGCGCAGATCTTCACCGACGCGGCGCCGCGGCTCTGCAGGTTGCCGAGCAGCCACGAGAGCGTCAGTCCGGAGTCGATGATGTCCTCGACGATGAGCACGTCGCGCCCGGAGAGGTCGGTGTCGAGATCCTTGAGGATGCGCACGACGCCGCTCGACTTCGTGCCGGCGCCGTACGACGACACCGCCATCCAGTCCATGTCGATGTGCATCCGCAATTCGCGGGCGAGGTCGGCCATCACCATGACCGCACCCTTGAGCACGCCGACGAGCAACGGCTTGCGCCCCGCGTAGTCGGCCTCGATGCGGCGGGCGAGCTCGGCGATCTTGTCGTGGATCTGCTCTTCGGTGAGCAGCACATCCGTGAGGTCGTCGCGCACGTCATCCAGCCGCATCCGGGTTCCCTTCGGTCGTCTCGGCCGCGCTGAAGACGAGGAGCCCCGCGCGCCTCTCCACCCTA carries:
- the hpt gene encoding hypoxanthine phosphoribosyltransferase; the protein is MRLDDVRDDLTDVLLTEEQIHDKIAELARRIEADYAGRKPLLVGVLKGAVMVMADLARELRMHIDMDWMAVSSYGAGTKSSGVVRILKDLDTDLSGRDVLIVEDIIDSGLTLSWLLGNLQSRGAASVKICALLRKPDAAKVEVDVEYIGFDIPNDFVVGYGLDYAESYRNLRGVAVLAPHVYE
- the folE gene encoding GTP cyclohydrolase I FolE, with amino-acid sequence MAIDTRRIEAAVVELLTAIGEDPTRSGLATTPQRIAEAYGEFFSGLDADPLDHLRETIDVGDRTGEAVVLRDIEFRSMCEHHLLPFTGVAHLAYLPDRRVVGLGRLPRVVETLSSRPQVQERLTDEIADALETGLEPRGVLVVLDAKHGCVNARGVRQAHSSTVTMASRGLLTDPVARADVMALIGGRGDAGSRDG
- a CDS encoding PH domain-containing protein, producing MNAIELTDVEWRRVSPKYVVVDLIGTLITMIVIAGASAIPFFVSDWEWAWVLPTVVGVIGLLIVAFTPRRVRSIGYQLREDDLLFRRGIMFRRIVAVPYGRMQLIDINRGPIARAVGLSELKFVTAAAMSNVVIPGLPEGEAEELRDRLVELAESRRAGL
- the folB gene encoding dihydroneopterin aldolase translates to MMDRITLTGLRATAHHGVFEHERRDGQEFVIDVVAELDLRAAALTDALHDTVHYGELAEEVVAAVERDPVDLIETVAERIAEVVLAHPVVEQTIVTVHKPHAPITVPFVDVSVTIVRSRR
- a CDS encoding PH domain-containing protein, whose amino-acid sequence is MNDEHHPRDTAAEPVEATPPAADRIPVAEPVEATPPAASDGTPPVPAEHPAPGAPLQEPTPAPPVEATGLADGEWHRLHPATPLLKGGITFLAILGVVIANLRERLIEIFFEVPGGEYGGDPFDLILREDLIGIALLAVAGVLIVCLLAFYLSWRFHTFRITHEVVEVRSGILFRTNRKARLDRIQGINIARPLFARIFGAAKLEVSQAGQDANVQLTYLASGQTDDLRREILRLASGTQQVEARERRDAEGNIIERRVNEFLAPELDPDEAPPESVVKLHLGRLIGSLLLSEVLIFFLLFVAAAIALPFLLGEFWPVFAFVPAALGMGGYLVNRLLRSLRYSIALTRDGVRVGYGLLSTTNETLPPGRIHSVSISQSLLWRPAGWWEVKVNRASRSTSYNSSGGQSENQARSIILPVGDVDDVMRVIALLLPGIETDMLREGLVSKGGESDGFVNSPKRAAVLRWFSWRRNGYALIPDAVVLRRGAIWRELVVVPSPRMQSVAMTQGPLLRSLDLATVHVHTVAGPISARLGAVDRGSAERFFDDVARSAVESASSDTSHRWRSQETV
- the folK gene encoding 2-amino-4-hydroxy-6-hydroxymethyldihydropteridine diphosphokinase, which encodes MTRAVIALGGNLGDRAATLEAAIAELEALENTAVVARSGLHETAALKLDGVDDSAPRYLNAVVVVETELEPTALHAELERIERAHGRVRAERWGDRTLDLDLIDVDGVVSDDPRLTLPHPRTTEREFVLAPWLEADPDARLTGAGPVRDLLTELRGGVR
- the ftsH gene encoding ATP-dependent zinc metalloprotease FtsH, whose protein sequence is MDFKRLFRGPIIYVIVGALALWLGFSLLTAGGGFREITTQQGLSLLRGDTVEQAKTVDGEQRVDLVLSKAYEGSERVQFYYVQPRGPEIIEAIDASKADFDDEVPQVNFFTQLFSVLLPFLIIGVIFYFLFMRVQGGGNRVMQFGKSRAKLVSKESPKVTFADVAGADEAIEELHEIKEFLKEPAKFQAVGARIPKGVLLYGPPGTGKTLLARAVAGEAGVPFYSISGSDFVEMFVGVGASRVRDLFEQAKNNSPSIIFVDEIDAVGRHRGAGMGGGHDEREQTLNQLLVEMDGFDVKTNVIMIAATNRPDILDPALLRPGRFDRQIGVDAPDLLGRKRILEVHAKGKPMAAGVDLEVLARKTPGFTGADLANVLNEAALLTARSNAQLIDNRALDEAVDRVMAGPQRRTRVMKDKEKLITAYHEGGHALAAAAMRHTDPVTKVTILPRGRALGYTMVLPLEDKYSVTRNELLDQLAYAMGGRVAEEIVFHDPTTGASNDIEKATGIARKMVTEYGMSANVGAVKLGQSSGEVFLGRDMGHQRDYSETIAERVDEEVRLLIEQAHDEAYQVLSDNREILDRLATELLQKETLDHNQLAEIFADVRRLPERPQWLSSQKRPISDLPPVKIPAKAPIDAGAVDGGVDSEPPADTSRRAPRPRKTPGIATA
- a CDS encoding DUF3180 domain-containing protein, which codes for MKHTTPSTLVLFAVIGTVGGFFLDAGLAAAGQAIVMPPYSLAIVLLVLAAIVVLAALPVRRAVRDRMHNKVDPFYAMRVVLLAKAAALTGSLLGGGGIGILIYLVGRSSVPGGVGSVLMAAAMTAGAVALLVGGLVAERMCTIPPDDENENSGPAAAA
- the folP gene encoding dihydropteroate synthase, with product MGDALVQQDRTGRSRRTSIMGVLNVTPDSFSDGGRFDSADDAIARGLELVEQGADVVDVGGESTRPGADRVPVEEEQRRVIPVVRALAERGVAVSVDTMNSATAVAAIAAGARYINDVSGGLADPEMHRVIAESDAVYIASHWRGHSATMNKHTQYADVVREVHHTLALRASELIIRGVPVERIVLDPGLGFAKKARHNWALLGHLGELVELGFPVLVGASRKRFLGKLLDPDAPVTDRDAPTAIVSALAAREGAWAVRVHDVPGTRAALAVAEAWRQGALA